In Pongo abelii isolate AG06213 chromosome X, NHGRI_mPonAbe1-v2.0_pri, whole genome shotgun sequence, one DNA window encodes the following:
- the BGN gene encoding biglycan precursor (The RefSeq protein has 1 substitution compared to this genomic sequence): MWSLWRLVSLLALSQALPFEQRGFWDFTLDDGPFMMNDEEASGADTSGVLDPDSVTPTYSAMCPFGCHCHLRVVQCSDLGLKSVPKEISPDTTLLDLQNNDISELRKDDFKGLQHLYALVLVNNKISKIHEKAFSPLRKLQKLYISKNHLVEIPPNLPSSLVELRIHDNRIRKVPKGVFSGLRNMNCIEMGGNPLENSGFEPGAFDGLKLNYLRISEAKLTGIPKDLPETLNELHLGHNKIQAIELEDLLRYSKLYRLGLGHNQIRMIENGSLSFLPTLRELHLDNNKLAGVPSGLPDLKLLQVVYLHSNNITKVGVNDFCPVGFGVKRAYYNGISLFNNPVPYWEVQPATFRCVTDRLAIQFGNYKK; the protein is encoded by the exons ATGTGGTCCCTGTGGCGCCTCGTGTCTCTGCTGGCCCTGAGCCAGGCCCTGCCCTTTGAGCAGAGAGGCTTCTGGGACTTCACCCTGGACGATGGGCCATTCATGATGAACGATGAGGAAGCTTCGGGCGCTGACACCTCGGGCGTCCTGGACCCGGACTCTGTCACACCCACCTACAGCGCCATGTGTCCTTTCGGCTGCCACTGCCACCTGCGGGTGGTTCAGTGCTCCGACCTGG GTCTGAAGTCTGTGCCCAAAGAGATCTCCCCTGACACCACGCTGCTGGACCTACAGAACAACGACATCTCCGAGCTCCGCAAGGATGACTTCAAGGGTCTCCAGCACCTCTAC GCCCTCGTCCTGGTGAACAACAAGATCTCCAAGATCCACGAGAAAGCCTTCAGCCCACTGCGGAAGCTGCAGAAGCTCTACATCTCCAAGAACCACCTGGTGGAGATCCCGCCCAACTTACCCAGCTCCCTGGTGGAGCTCCGCATCCACGACAACCGCATCCGCAAGGTGCCCAAGGGCGTGTTCAGCGGGCTCCGGAACATGAACTGCATTG AGATGGGCGGGAACCCACTGGAGAACAGTGGCTTTGAACCTGGAGCCTTTGATGGCCTGAAGCTCAACTACCTGCGCATCTCAGAGGCCAAGCTGACTGGCATCCCCAAAG ACCTCCCCGAGACCCTGAATGAGCTCCACCTGGACCACAACAAAATCCAGGCCATCGAACTGGAGGACCTGCTCCGCTACTCCAAGCTGTACAG GCTGGGCCTGGGCCACAACCAGATCCGGATGATCGAGAACGGGAGCTTGAGCTTCCTGCCCACCCTCCGGGAGCTCCACTTGGACAACAACAAGCTGGCCGGGGTGCCCTCGGGGCTCCCAGACCTCAAGCTCCTCCAG GTGGTCTATCTGCACTCCAACAACATCACCAAAGTGGGTGTCAACGACTTCTGTCCCGTGGGCTTCGGGGTGAAGCGGGCCTACTACAACGGCATCAGCCTCTTCAACAACCCCGTGCCCTACTGGGAGGTGCAGCCGGCCACTTTCCGCTGCGTCACTGACCGCCTGGCCATCCAGTTTGGCAACTACAAAAAGTAG